The following coding sequences lie in one Spinacia oleracea cultivar Varoflay chromosome 1, BTI_SOV_V1, whole genome shotgun sequence genomic window:
- the LOC110780299 gene encoding protein FAR1-RELATED SEQUENCE 5-like, translated as MSNEAGGEDAVGHSYKDHMNLCYKLKIKAIEGGHSQVVYDKLQDAYYEDPNFFFRIRLDKDVRVCNLFWRDSMMVEDYKIYGDVTVFDTTYRTNRYNLICAPLGDKSPITLFTDQDAAMARTIKKIFPTTRHRLCVWHLMQNAVTRFGVLKSDSTFKADFNKCLSGCLNEAEFNTCWEAMVIKYNLKEHKWFIRIYKLRHKWARTLSKDFFSARILSSQRSESTNNIVGFRATKKTSLTEFYHIFQETIKSWRRKKYTDEFNTTKSIPTSHYPMTSLLKHAAQVYTHTLFRDFEEEFNLVVASQKYISSRWTKFAKVEVWNKHEAQLKAKGLLNSFTPWRLHMMRKYYSLILKSHTIKEARKIIDDNFKKDSEVIQTIVAAASNNEHNTTNTTTENETSVQVLDSAHANTKGKSKKMIPGSYDNFNKGKRRKHREFGSKTPKHLL; from the exons ATGTCAAACGAAGCTGGTGGAGAAGATGCTGTAGGACATTCATATAAGGATCATATGAATTTATGTTATAAGCTGAAAATTAAGGCTATTGAAGGAGGACATTCTCAAGTTGTCTATGACAAACTGCAAGATGCTTATTATGAAGATCCTAATTTCTTTTTCAGAATAAGGTTGGATAAGGATGTAAGGGTTTGTAATTTGTTTTGGAGGGATTCGATGATGGTAGAAGATTACAAAATTTATGGTGATGTTACTGTCTTTGACACTACTTACAGAACAAACCGTTACAACCTTATCTGTGCACC CTTGGGTGACAAAAGTCCAATCACACTCTTTACTGACCAAGATGCAGCTATGGCTAGAACAATAAAGAAG ATATTTCCAACCACAAGGCATAGACTTTGCGTGTGGCATTTGATGCAGAATGCAGTAACACGATTTGGAGTCCTGAAGAGTGATTCAACATTCAAAGCCGATTTCAACAAATGCTTGAGTGGTTGTCTTAATGAAGCTGAGTTTAACACATGTTGGGAAGCAATGGTCATAAAGTACAATCTAAAGGAACACAAATGGTTCATCAGAATATATAAATTACGACACAAGTGGGCAAGGACTCTGAGTAAGGACTTCTTCTCTGCAAGGATTTTGTCATCACAGAGGAGTGAGAGTACGAATAATATTGTGGGTTTCAGAGCTACTAAGAAGACTAGTTTGACCGAGTTCTATCACATATTTCAAGAAACAATAAAGAGTTGGAGAAGGAAAAAATATACTGATGAATTCAACACCACCAAATCTATTCCGACTTCACACTATCCAATGACTTCGTTATTGAAACATGCTGCTCAAGTCTACACACATACACTTTTCAGGGATTTTGAAGAAGAATTTAATCTTGTTGTTGCATCGCAA AAGTACATCTCCTCTAGATGGACAAAGTTCGCAAAGGTTGAGGTGTGGAACAAGCATGAGGCACAGCTAAAAGCTAAAGGATTATTGAACAGTTTCACCCCCTGGCGTTTACACATGATGAGAAAATACTACAGTCTGATCCTTAAGAGCCATACAATAAAAGAGGCTAGAAAAATTATTGACGATAACTTCAAGAAAGATTCAGAAGTTATTCAAACAATTGTTGCAGCTGCAAGCAACAATGAACATAACACAACAAATACGACAACTGAGAATGAGACTTCTGTGCAAGTTTTGGACTCGGCTCATGCCAACACTAAAGGAAAGTCAAAGAAGATGATTCCAGGGAGTTATGACAACTTTAACAAGGGGAAAAGGAGAAAGCACAGGGAATTTGGCTCCAAAACACCTAAGCATTTATTATGA